A single Pseudomonas putida DNA region contains:
- a CDS encoding glutamine synthetase family protein: MTAEGFLEGRRLQMARGVLLQCIMGGYPPARFYGSDDGDLALVAEPAQIHRLPWSEEGLALAICDANELDGRPSGLSTRGQLKAVIARYAALGLAPVVATELEFFVFAPNTDPQQPFLPPVGKDGRRELGHSAFSVSSNNGLRPFFQEVYQCMAALGLPRDTFMHEMGVSQFEINLLHGDPLLLADQTFLFKHLLKEVALKHGLSVVCMAKPLAHTPGSSMHIHQSLVEIASGRNVFSDEQGQPTDTFYHFIGGQQACMADFTALFAPNVNSYQRLCHPYASPNNACWSEDNRAAGLRIPASAPVARRVENRLPGADANPYLAIAASLAAGLHGIEQRLQPTPAIQGEFEVPEHLSLPCTLHAALERLKRSALARELFGSEFIEGYIASKTLELTDFFNEITPWERRVLAAQA; the protein is encoded by the coding sequence ATGACCGCCGAGGGCTTCCTCGAAGGCCGCCGCCTGCAGATGGCCCGGGGGGTACTGTTGCAATGCATCATGGGCGGCTACCCGCCGGCGCGTTTCTACGGCAGCGATGACGGTGACCTGGCGCTGGTCGCGGAGCCTGCGCAGATCCACCGCTTGCCGTGGAGCGAGGAGGGCCTGGCGCTGGCTATCTGTGACGCCAACGAGCTCGATGGCCGGCCATCGGGGCTGTCCACGCGAGGGCAGCTCAAGGCTGTGATCGCTCGTTACGCTGCCCTGGGCCTGGCGCCGGTGGTGGCGACTGAACTGGAGTTCTTCGTCTTTGCCCCCAACACTGACCCCCAGCAACCTTTCCTGCCACCCGTTGGCAAGGATGGCCGCCGCGAGCTTGGCCATTCGGCGTTCAGCGTCAGCTCCAACAACGGCCTGCGCCCGTTCTTCCAGGAGGTCTACCAGTGCATGGCGGCCCTGGGTCTGCCACGCGACACCTTCATGCACGAAATGGGCGTCAGCCAGTTCGAGATCAATCTGTTACACGGTGATCCGCTGCTGCTGGCCGACCAGACCTTCCTGTTCAAGCACCTGCTCAAGGAAGTGGCGCTCAAGCACGGCCTGAGCGTGGTGTGCATGGCCAAGCCGTTGGCGCATACCCCGGGCAGCTCCATGCACATTCACCAGAGCCTGGTGGAGATCGCCAGCGGGCGTAACGTGTTCAGCGACGAGCAGGGCCAGCCGACCGATACCTTCTACCACTTCATTGGCGGCCAGCAGGCGTGCATGGCCGACTTCACTGCGCTGTTCGCGCCCAACGTCAACTCCTACCAGCGGCTGTGCCATCCGTACGCTTCGCCTAACAATGCCTGCTGGTCCGAGGACAACCGCGCTGCCGGCTTGCGCATTCCGGCCAGTGCCCCGGTGGCGCGGCGGGTCGAAAACCGCCTGCCGGGCGCCGATGCCAACCCCTACCTGGCCATCGCTGCCAGCCTGGCCGCGGGCCTGCACGGCATCGAACAGCGCCTGCAGCCCACCCCGGCGATCCAGGGTGAGTTCGAGGTGCCGGAGCATCTGAGCCTGCCGTGCACCCTGCATGCGGCCCTCGAACGCCTCAAACGCAGCGCGTTGGCCCGGGAACTGTTCGGCAGTGAGTTCATTGAAGGCTACATCGCCAGCAAGACCCTGGAACTGACCGACTTCTTCAACGAGATCACCCCGTGGGAACGGCGCGTGCTGGCCGCACAGGCCTGA
- the bkdR gene encoding Bkd operon transcriptional regulator BkdR, whose amino-acid sequence MRKLDRTDIGILNSLQDNARITNAELARSVNLSPTPCFNRVKAMEELGVIRQQVTLLSPEVLGLDVNVFIHVSLEKQVEQALHRFEEEIAERPEVMECYLMTGDPDYLLRVLLPSIQALERFLDYLTRLPGVANIRSSFALKQVRYKTALPLPANGITLRE is encoded by the coding sequence ATGCGCAAGCTCGATCGTACCGATATCGGCATTCTCAACAGCCTTCAGGACAACGCCCGCATCACCAATGCCGAATTGGCGAGGTCGGTGAACCTGTCGCCGACGCCCTGTTTCAACCGGGTCAAAGCGATGGAAGAGTTGGGGGTGATCCGCCAGCAGGTGACCTTGTTGTCGCCGGAAGTGCTGGGGCTGGATGTGAATGTGTTCATCCATGTCAGCCTGGAAAAGCAGGTCGAGCAGGCACTGCACCGCTTCGAGGAAGAGATCGCCGAACGGCCCGAGGTGATGGAGTGCTACCTGATGACCGGTGACCCGGATTACCTGTTGCGAGTGCTGTTGCCGAGCATTCAGGCGCTGGAGCGGTTTCTCGATTACCTGACACGGCTGCCGGGGGTGGCGAATATCCGTTCGAGTTTTGCCCTCAAGCAAGTGCGCTACAAGACGGCATTGCCTTTGCCGGCGAACGGCATCACCCTGCGCGAGTAG
- a CDS encoding MFS transporter yields the protein MRNIWKPFQSLYFAALMMLIGSGLLSTYLALRLAADHVDSLWVGALMAANYFGLAVGGKVGHRLIGRVGHIRAYATCAGIVGAAVLGHGLTSWLPVWVGLRMIVGLGMMCQYMVIESWLNEQAEAKHRGAVFSGYMIASYLGLVLGQLILVVHPQLGPELLMLVAMCFALCLVPVAMTRRIHPAPLRPAPMEPKFFIKRVPQSLSTVLGSGLIVGSFYGLAPLYASSQGMSTEQIGLFMGCCIFAGLLVQWPLGWLSDRYDRAVLIRSVAVGLALASAPLAFLPSVPLEVLFGIGFVISLLQFCLYPLAVAFSNDHVESERRVSLTAMLLVTYGVGACIGPLAAGVLMKVLGPQMLYAFFAFFALVLVWRIRPKAVTGLHQVQDAPLGHVAMPAAGSPLSAALDPRVDEQTVQEVMQAPVAAEDTEDDQKAEPVAEAQAQDEVSKSV from the coding sequence ATGCGAAACATCTGGAAGCCCTTTCAGTCGCTGTATTTCGCCGCCTTGATGATGCTGATCGGCTCCGGCCTGCTCAGTACCTACCTGGCGCTGCGCCTGGCGGCCGATCATGTCGACAGCCTGTGGGTGGGTGCGTTGATGGCGGCCAACTATTTCGGCCTGGCCGTGGGCGGTAAGGTCGGCCACCGGCTGATTGGCCGGGTGGGGCATATCCGTGCCTACGCCACTTGCGCCGGTATTGTCGGCGCAGCGGTGCTGGGCCATGGTCTGACCAGTTGGTTGCCGGTGTGGGTCGGGCTGCGGATGATCGTCGGCCTGGGCATGATGTGCCAATACATGGTCATCGAGAGCTGGCTCAACGAGCAGGCCGAGGCCAAGCACCGCGGTGCGGTGTTCAGTGGCTACATGATCGCTTCCTATCTTGGCCTGGTGCTCGGCCAGCTGATCCTGGTGGTGCACCCGCAGCTGGGCCCGGAGCTGCTCATGCTGGTCGCCATGTGTTTTGCGCTGTGCCTGGTGCCAGTGGCGATGACCCGGCGCATCCACCCGGCGCCGCTGCGCCCGGCACCGATGGAGCCGAAGTTCTTCATCAAGCGGGTACCGCAGTCGCTGAGTACCGTGCTGGGTTCAGGTTTGATCGTGGGTTCGTTCTATGGCCTGGCGCCGCTGTACGCCTCCAGCCAGGGCATGTCGACCGAGCAGATCGGTCTGTTCATGGGGTGCTGCATCTTTGCCGGGCTGTTGGTGCAATGGCCGCTGGGCTGGTTGTCTGACCGCTATGACCGGGCGGTGCTGATCCGCAGCGTTGCGGTGGGCCTGGCACTGGCTTCGGCGCCGCTGGCATTTCTGCCGAGTGTGCCGCTGGAGGTGCTGTTCGGTATCGGCTTCGTGATTTCGCTGCTGCAGTTCTGCCTGTACCCGCTGGCGGTGGCGTTCTCCAATGACCATGTCGAGAGCGAGCGGCGGGTGTCACTGACCGCCATGCTGCTGGTCACTTATGGCGTGGGTGCCTGTATCGGGCCGCTGGCGGCGGGCGTGCTGATGAAGGTGCTGGGGCCGCAGATGCTCTATGCCTTCTTCGCGTTCTTCGCCCTGGTGCTGGTGTGGCGGATCCGGCCGAAGGCGGTTACCGGGTTGCACCAGGTGCAGGATGCGCCGCTGGGGCACGTGGCCATGCCGGCTGCCGGTTCGCCGTTGTCGGCAGCGCTCGACCCGCGGGTGGATGAGCAGACCGTGCAGGAGGTGATGCAGGCGCCGGTGGCGGCTGAAGATACCGAGGATGATCAGAAGGCCGAGCCGGTTGCCGAGGCTCAGGCGCAGGATGAGGTCAGCAAGTCGGTTTGA
- the cheR gene encoding protein-glutamate O-methyltransferase CheR: protein MSTGNLEFEQFRVFLEKACGILLGENKQYLVSSRLNKLMEQQGIKSLGELVQRIQTQPRGGLREQVVDAMTTNETLWFRDTYPFEVLKNKVIPEFIRNNPGQRLRMWSAACSSGQEPYSISMAIDEFERSNLGQLKMGAQIVATDLSGSMLTNCKTGEYDSLAIARGLSQERLQRYFDTKAPGRWAVKPAIRSRVEFRSFNLLDSYASLGKFDIVFCRNVLIYFSAQVKKDILMRIHSTLKPGGYLFLGASEALNGLPDHYQMVQCSPGIIYQAK from the coding sequence GTGTCTACGGGTAATTTGGAGTTCGAACAGTTCAGGGTCTTCCTGGAGAAAGCCTGTGGCATCCTGCTGGGGGAGAATAAGCAGTACCTGGTTTCCAGCCGTCTCAACAAGCTGATGGAACAGCAGGGCATCAAGAGCCTGGGCGAGCTGGTGCAACGTATCCAGACCCAGCCGCGGGGCGGTCTGCGCGAGCAGGTGGTGGATGCGATGACCACCAACGAGACCCTGTGGTTTCGCGATACCTACCCGTTCGAAGTGCTGAAGAACAAGGTCATCCCCGAGTTCATCAGGAACAACCCCGGCCAGCGCCTGCGCATGTGGTCGGCGGCCTGCTCGTCGGGGCAGGAGCCTTACTCGATTTCGATGGCCATCGATGAGTTCGAGCGCAGCAACCTGGGCCAGTTGAAGATGGGTGCGCAGATCGTTGCCACCGACCTGTCCGGCTCGATGCTGACCAACTGCAAGACCGGTGAGTACGACAGCCTGGCGATTGCCCGTGGCCTGTCCCAGGAGCGCCTGCAGCGCTACTTCGACACCAAGGCGCCGGGGCGCTGGGCGGTCAAGCCGGCGATCCGCAGCCGCGTTGAGTTCCGCTCGTTCAACCTGCTCGACAGCTATGCGAGCCTGGGCAAGTTCGACATCGTGTTCTGCCGCAATGTGCTGATCTATTTCTCGGCGCAGGTGAAGAAGGACATCCTGATGCGTATCCACAGCACGCTGAAGCCCGGGGGCTACCTGTTCCTCGGCGCCTCGGAGGCGCTGAACGGGTTGCCGGACCATTACCAGATGGTCCAGTGCAGCCCGGGGATCATCTACCAGGCCAAGTGA
- a CDS encoding flagellar brake protein has protein sequence MFNETDAPQPPKVLNTPLEIAANLRQLQESHDPLIITFHERSQRFQSYVVHVDRDSNTLALDEMIPRDGEKFIENGEPFRVEGFHDGVRIAWECNHELKISEVDGHRCYRGAMPEEMTYHQRRNAFRAALKLSQLVDIILDGSFLKGNGALRGKLLDISATGCKLRFEGNVENCLQLGQVYERFKASNPLGLVDTMVELRHLHYEERINTTFAGVRFHNLNGQAQRKIESFVYQLQREARRFDKDDY, from the coding sequence GTGTTCAATGAAACCGATGCCCCGCAACCGCCAAAGGTGCTGAACACGCCCTTGGAGATCGCGGCCAACCTGCGCCAGCTGCAAGAAAGCCATGATCCACTGATCATCACCTTCCACGAGCGCAGCCAGCGGTTCCAGAGCTATGTGGTGCATGTGGACCGTGACAGCAATACCCTGGCACTGGACGAAATGATCCCGCGCGATGGCGAAAAATTCATCGAGAACGGCGAACCGTTCCGCGTCGAAGGCTTCCACGACGGCGTGCGCATCGCCTGGGAATGCAATCACGAACTGAAGATCAGCGAAGTCGACGGCCACCGCTGCTACCGCGGCGCGATGCCGGAAGAGATGACCTACCACCAGCGCCGCAACGCCTTCCGCGCCGCGCTGAAGCTGTCGCAACTGGTCGACATCATCCTCGACGGCAGTTTCCTCAAGGGCAACGGCGCCCTGCGCGGCAAGCTGCTGGACATTTCCGCCACTGGCTGCAAGCTGCGTTTCGAGGGCAACGTCGAGAACTGCCTGCAACTGGGCCAGGTGTACGAACGCTTCAAGGCCAGCAACCCGCTGGGGCTGGTGGATACCATGGTCGAGCTGCGCCACCTGCACTATGAAGAGCGGATCAACACCACCTTCGCTGGCGTGCGCTTTCACAACCTCAATGGTCAGGCACAGCGCAAGATCGAGAGTTTTGTCTACCAGCTGCAGCGAGAAGCGCGGCGGTTCGACAAGGACGACTATTGA
- the flgA gene encoding flagellar basal body P-ring formation chaperone FlgA, translating into MYTKTTNFRRLTHLLSGSLAVLCLLAPGVRTLADAVTLPEQLIGVTQGFLEFSVEDYLATTQTPGRYEIQVNPLDPRLRMPLCSQQLDASLESPAQPLGRVTVRVRCDGSAPWTIFVPATVRLFRDVVVVTRPLKRDNLIGEGDVALRERDVGTLPQGFLTDLDQAVGMKMLRPTVLDQVLTPQHLEQAEVVRKGDHVVITARSGSLSVRMPGEALAKGGQGEQIRVRNLNSQRVVKARVTGPGQVEVAM; encoded by the coding sequence ATGTACACGAAAACGACAAATTTCCGACGACTGACGCACCTGCTGAGCGGCTCGCTCGCCGTGCTGTGCCTGCTGGCACCCGGCGTTCGCACGCTGGCGGACGCGGTTACCTTGCCTGAACAGCTTATCGGTGTCACCCAAGGGTTTCTTGAATTCAGCGTCGAGGATTACCTGGCCACCACCCAGACCCCAGGGCGTTACGAAATCCAGGTCAACCCGCTCGACCCGCGCCTGCGCATGCCGCTGTGCAGCCAGCAGCTGGACGCCTCGCTGGAAAGCCCGGCGCAACCACTGGGCCGGGTTACCGTGCGAGTGCGCTGCGACGGCAGCGCACCGTGGACGATTTTCGTGCCGGCAACCGTACGGCTGTTCCGCGATGTGGTGGTGGTGACCCGCCCACTCAAGCGCGACAACCTCATCGGCGAGGGCGACGTGGCCCTGCGCGAACGCGACGTCGGCACATTGCCCCAGGGCTTTCTCACCGACCTCGACCAGGCAGTTGGCATGAAGATGCTGCGCCCGACGGTGCTCGACCAGGTCCTCACGCCGCAGCATCTGGAGCAAGCCGAGGTGGTGCGCAAGGGCGACCATGTAGTGATCACTGCGCGCAGCGGTTCCTTGAGCGTGCGCATGCCTGGCGAAGCCTTGGCCAAGGGTGGCCAGGGCGAGCAGATCCGCGTGCGCAACCTCAATTCGCAGCGGGTGGTCAAGGCCCGGGTAACCGGCCCCGGCCAGGTCGAGGTCGCCATGTAG
- a CDS encoding flagella synthesis protein FlgN: protein MHDITLLQLIEDDIAPTQELLDLLQQESMALHGRDMAPLEGILARKQSLIVLLEQQGMRRSNLLTSLGLSANRAGVQALAAQSDNGELIMQQLEVLNQLMNDCQKTNEANGRIIQVQQHVTANQIRILQGGEAPSLYDSRGTTSPLAKPRALSQV from the coding sequence ATGCACGACATCACTTTGCTGCAACTGATCGAAGACGACATCGCCCCGACCCAGGAACTGCTCGACCTCCTCCAGCAGGAGTCGATGGCCCTGCACGGCCGCGACATGGCACCGCTGGAGGGCATCCTGGCCCGCAAGCAGTCGCTTATCGTCCTGCTCGAGCAGCAAGGCATGCGCCGCAGCAACCTGCTCACCAGCCTTGGCCTGAGCGCCAATCGCGCCGGCGTGCAGGCACTGGCGGCGCAGTCGGACAACGGCGAGCTGATCATGCAGCAGCTCGAAGTGCTGAACCAGCTGATGAACGACTGCCAGAAGACCAACGAGGCCAATGGCCGGATCATCCAGGTACAGCAGCACGTCACGGCCAACCAGATCAGAATCCTCCAGGGCGGTGAAGCACCATCGCTCTACGACAGCCGTGGCACCACTTCTCCACTTGCCAAGCCCCGGGCGCTCAGCCAAGTGTGA
- a CDS encoding alpha-ketoacid dehydrogenase subunit beta, with protein MNDHNNSINPETAMATSTLTMIQALRSAMDVMLERDDNVVIYGQDVGYFGGVFRCTEGLQAKYGKSRVFDAPISESGIVGTAVGMGAYGLRPVVEIQFADYFYPASDQIVSEMARLRYRSAGEFIAPLTLRMPCGGGIYGGQTHSQSPEAMFTQVCGLRTVMPSNPYDAKGLLIASIECDDPVIFLEPKRLYNGPFDGHHDRPVTPWSKHPQSAVPDGYYTVPLDKAAITRPGNDVTVLTYGTTVYVAQVAAEETGVDAEVIDLRSLWPLDLETIVESVKKTGRCVVVHEATRTCGFGAELVSLVQEHCFHHLEAPIERVTGWDTPYPHAQEWAYFPGPSRVGAALKRVMEV; from the coding sequence ATGAACGATCACAACAACAGCATCAACCCGGAAACCGCCATGGCCACCAGCACACTGACCATGATCCAGGCCCTGCGCTCGGCCATGGATGTCATGCTCGAGCGCGACGACAATGTGGTGATCTACGGCCAGGACGTCGGCTACTTCGGCGGCGTGTTCCGTTGCACCGAAGGCCTGCAGGCCAAGTACGGCAAGTCGCGGGTGTTCGACGCCCCGATCTCGGAAAGCGGCATCGTCGGCACCGCCGTGGGCATGGGCGCCTACGGCCTGCGCCCGGTGGTGGAAATCCAGTTCGCCGACTACTTCTACCCGGCCTCCGACCAGATCGTTTCGGAAATGGCCCGCCTGCGCTATCGCTCTGCCGGCGAGTTCATCGCCCCGCTGACCCTGCGCATGCCCTGCGGCGGCGGCATCTACGGCGGCCAGACCCACAGCCAGAGCCCGGAAGCGATGTTCACCCAGGTCTGCGGCCTGCGCACGGTCATGCCGTCCAACCCGTATGACGCCAAGGGCCTGTTGATCGCCTCGATCGAGTGCGACGACCCGGTGATCTTCCTTGAGCCCAAGCGCCTGTACAACGGCCCGTTCGACGGCCACCACGACCGCCCTGTCACGCCTTGGTCGAAACACCCGCAAAGCGCCGTGCCGGACGGCTACTACACCGTGCCGCTGGACAAGGCGGCGATCACTCGCCCTGGCAACGATGTCACCGTGCTGACCTACGGCACCACGGTCTACGTGGCCCAGGTGGCCGCCGAGGAGACCGGCGTCGACGCCGAAGTCATCGACCTGCGCAGCCTCTGGCCGCTGGACCTGGAGACCATCGTCGAGTCGGTGAAGAAGACCGGCCGCTGCGTGGTCGTGCATGAAGCCACCCGCACCTGCGGCTTCGGCGCCGAACTGGTGTCGCTGGTGCAGGAGCACTGCTTCCATCACCTCGAAGCACCGATCGAGCGCGTCACCGGCTGGGACACCCCCTACCCCCACGCACAGGAATGGGCTTATTTCCCAGGCCCTTCGCGGGTAGGCGCGGCATTGAAACGGGTCATGGAGGTCTGA
- a CDS encoding 3-methyl-2-oxobutanoate dehydrogenase (2-methylpropanoyl-transferring) subunit alpha, with the protein MNEYAPLRLHVPEPTGRPGCQTDFSYLRLNDAGKVRKPPIDVDAADTADLSYSLVRVLDEQGNAQGPWAEDIDPQILRQGMRAMLKTRIFDSRMVVAQRQKKMSFYMQSLGEEAIGSAQALALNRSDMCFPTYRQQSILMARDVSLVEMICQLLSNERDPLKGRQLPIMYSVREAGFFTISGNLATQFVQAVGWAMASAIKGDTKIASAWIGDGATAESDFHTALTFAHVYRAPVILNVVNNQWAISTFQAIAGGEQTTFAGRGVGCGIASLRVDGNDFVAVYAASRWAAERARRGLGPSLIEWVTYRAGPHSTSDDPSKYRPADDWSHFPLGDPIARLKQHLIKIEHWSEEEHQATTAEFEAAVIAAQKEAEQYGTLANGHIPSAASMFEDVYKEMPDHLRRQRQELGV; encoded by the coding sequence ATGAACGAGTACGCCCCCCTGCGTTTGCATGTGCCCGAGCCCACCGGCCGGCCAGGCTGCCAGACCGATTTCTCCTACCTGCGCCTGAACGACGCAGGTAAAGTCCGTAAACCCCCGATCGATGTCGATGCTGCCGACACCGCCGACCTGTCCTACAGCCTGGTCCGCGTGCTCGACGAGCAAGGCAATGCCCAAGGCCCATGGGCCGAGGACATCGACCCGCAGATCCTCCGCCAAGGCATGCGCGCGATGCTCAAGACGCGCATCTTCGACAGCCGCATGGTGGTTGCCCAGCGCCAGAAGAAGATGTCCTTCTACATGCAGAGCCTGGGCGAGGAAGCCATCGGCAGCGCCCAGGCGCTGGCGCTCAACCGCAGCGACATGTGCTTCCCCACCTACCGCCAGCAGAGCATCCTCATGGCCCGCGACGTGTCGCTGGTGGAGATGATCTGCCAGCTGCTGTCCAACGAACGCGACCCGCTCAAGGGCCGCCAGTTGCCGATCATGTACTCGGTGCGCGAAGCCGGCTTCTTCACCATCAGCGGCAACCTGGCGACCCAGTTCGTGCAGGCAGTTGGCTGGGCCATGGCCTCGGCGATCAAGGGCGATACCAAGATCGCCTCGGCCTGGATCGGTGACGGCGCCACTGCCGAGTCGGACTTCCATACCGCCCTCACCTTCGCCCACGTCTACCGCGCCCCGGTGATCCTCAACGTGGTCAACAACCAGTGGGCGATCTCCACCTTCCAGGCCATCGCCGGTGGCGAGCAAACGACGTTCGCCGGCCGTGGCGTGGGTTGTGGCATCGCCTCGCTGCGGGTCGACGGCAACGACTTCGTCGCCGTGTACGCCGCCTCGCGCTGGGCCGCCGAACGTGCCCGCCGCGGCCTGGGCCCATCGCTGATCGAGTGGGTGACCTACCGTGCCGGCCCGCATTCGACCTCGGATGACCCGTCCAAATATCGCCCGGCCGATGACTGGAGCCACTTCCCGCTGGGCGACCCGATCGCCCGCCTGAAGCAGCACCTGATCAAGATCGAACACTGGTCCGAGGAAGAACACCAGGCCACTACCGCCGAGTTCGAAGCCGCGGTCATCGCCGCGCAGAAGGAGGCGGAACAGTACGGCACCCTGGCCAACGGCCACATCCCGAGCGCGGCTTCGATGTTCGAGGACGTGTACAAGGAAATGCCTGACCACCTGCGCCGTCAGCGCCAGGAACTGGGGGTCTGA
- a CDS encoding chemotaxis protein CheV produces the protein MAGVMDSVNQRTQLVGQNRLELLLFRLNGAQLYGINVFKVREVLQCPELTVLPKSHPVVRGVANIRGATIPILDLSMATGLPGLQEDTRNSFVIITEYNTKTQGFLVHSVERIVNMNWEEIHPPPKGTGRDHYLTAVTRVDNRMVEIIDVEKVLAEVAPSSESVSAGVVDAEVQDKATLLRVLTVDDSSVARKQVSRCLQTVGVEVVALNDGRQALDYLRKLVDEGKKPEEEFLMMISDIEMPEMDGYTLTAEIRSDPRMQKLHICLHTSLSGVFNQAMVKKVGADDFLAKFKPDDLAQRVVDRIKAAH, from the coding sequence ATGGCGGGGGTAATGGATTCAGTCAACCAGCGCACACAGCTGGTCGGGCAGAATCGCCTGGAGTTGCTGCTGTTCCGTCTCAACGGGGCGCAGCTTTACGGCATCAACGTATTCAAGGTCCGCGAGGTGCTGCAGTGCCCTGAGCTGACCGTGCTGCCCAAGTCGCACCCGGTGGTGCGAGGCGTGGCCAACATTCGCGGGGCGACCATCCCGATCCTCGACCTGTCGATGGCGACCGGCCTGCCAGGGTTGCAGGAAGACACGCGCAACAGTTTCGTGATCATCACCGAGTACAACACCAAGACCCAGGGCTTTCTGGTGCACTCGGTCGAGCGCATCGTCAACATGAACTGGGAAGAGATTCATCCGCCACCCAAGGGCACCGGCCGCGATCATTACCTGACCGCCGTCACACGGGTCGACAACCGCATGGTCGAGATCATCGACGTGGAAAAAGTGCTGGCCGAAGTGGCGCCCTCGTCGGAGTCGGTGTCTGCCGGTGTGGTCGACGCCGAGGTGCAGGACAAGGCCACGCTGCTGCGGGTGCTGACCGTCGACGATTCGTCGGTGGCGCGCAAGCAGGTCAGCCGCTGCCTGCAGACGGTAGGTGTGGAAGTGGTGGCGCTCAACGATGGCCGACAGGCCCTGGACTACCTGCGCAAGCTGGTGGACGAGGGCAAGAAGCCCGAAGAAGAGTTCCTGATGATGATCTCCGACATTGAAATGCCGGAAATGGACGGCTATACGCTGACCGCGGAGATCCGTAGCGACCCGCGTATGCAAAAATTGCACATCTGCCTGCATACTTCGTTGTCCGGGGTATTCAACCAGGCGATGGTCAAGAAGGTCGGGGCCGATGACTTCCTGGCCAAGTTCAAGCCGGACGATTTGGCCCAGCGCGTGGTCGACCGGATCAAGGCAGCGCATTGA
- the flgM gene encoding flagellar biosynthesis anti-sigma factor FlgM has product MVIDFSRLNNSPSVTGGVRGNATPGNAEKTGETQEAPKSASASGEAVHLSQEAQQLQKVSDKLRDQPVVNSARVAQLKQAIADGSYQVDAGRVASKLLDFEAQR; this is encoded by the coding sequence ATGGTCATCGACTTCAGTCGTTTGAATAACTCTCCGTCCGTTACGGGCGGCGTTCGTGGCAATGCCACGCCCGGCAACGCCGAAAAAACCGGCGAAACCCAAGAAGCGCCAAAAAGCGCCAGCGCCAGCGGAGAAGCGGTACACCTCAGCCAAGAGGCCCAGCAGTTGCAAAAGGTCAGCGACAAGCTGCGCGACCAGCCCGTCGTCAACAGTGCCCGCGTGGCGCAGTTGAAACAGGCGATCGCAGACGGCAGCTACCAGGTCGATGCCGGCCGGGTCGCCAGCAAACTGCTCGATTTCGAAGCCCAGCGCTGA